Within the Glycine max cultivar Williams 82 chromosome 12, Glycine_max_v4.0, whole genome shotgun sequence genome, the region tttgagaatttttatatatagttagtatgaattatataaactgtataaaatttttgaaaatagcAGTCATATTGTTATGCACTATCAACTATACTACTATAGCAATTTTGGTGTCAGCTGCTACGCGTCTGCTATCTGGGATTGATAGAAATAACTAAGCATGCCTACAATTAATATTATGTCAATAGTTGTGATGCTATTAGCTCAAGAGTTAAACAAGAAAGGAGTCCAACAAGGCATGCCATCAGTTAACATCAACATAAAAAAGGtatgatatttaaattaagagGTTTATCCTTTACTGATTGCatcattacaaaaataaaagttcaGAAGATTTAAATGTTCTAAATGCTCTGAACTCAACTTTATTCACATGCTCTTTATAAATTACAAGATGTGCAATGTGAAATGTAATAGTAATAGAAAGGAGTTTTGGAGCACTATTTTCAATGCACCCAAGAAAACtatcaaaatattgaaataagaGCTCTAAGCTTTtataacaaagaaaataaaaattcaatttaaacatGAAAGTAGATCAGGAAAATTGTATTAAGCCTAAGGTAATATTGGATTTTATTAATCATCGCACATCAGAAAACAGGCCTAGGTAATGTTGCAATACATCATAATGTATATAAAGTTTACCCAGGTAGGTTATTTATGCTAGGCTCGGTATGATAAGAAATGCACTAAAGATAAACCCCGTTACACTCTTTGTTAATAACTCAATATTTCTAAGAAAAAGGAAGGCATATGATGATCAGTAGGAGCAAGGCTATTAATAATCTAAGCTATTTTTGGAGGCCTAATTCCTGGATCTGTTTCCAACAATTCATAATCAAGGCTGTTAATAATCTAAGCTATTTCATGGAAACCTTACCTCAACAAAGCCGTGGAACGGTGGAAGGGAAGAGGCGGAGAGGCCGAGAGGGGCAACGGCGGCGGCAGCGCACGACGCAATGGAAGAAGAGGCACAATTCACCGTGAACGAGAGAGAGAAGGAACCCTAGGTCAGGTGCAGCACAACAGCAGTGAACAAGAGAGAGAATGaagttttgtttaaaaaaacctACTAATCAAAACAACGTCcttttgaaacaaacaaaaaaaacttaaaaattctGGTGTGGCTATAGCCACACTCTGCCTCAGCGTGGATCCACCCCTGAGTGCATAGGGTGCTGATGCATTGCTTGAATTGGATTCATGGAAGATTGTAATGatttattcttctttctttcattttgcgTTGGTCAACATATTCTAATCCTAATGGTTTGGATTTGGGattgaaaactatttttgagctgaaaatttttatttgtcCATGTGAAGATCTAATTCAAACCagataataatttcttttaataaattaaactcttttcttttttaccttTACAAATTTTGGATATAATTGCCAAAGATCATAACACTGCATGCTAGCATATCTTTGTTTTTCAGATTCAATATGGTTACATTAATTCCGATGTTTGCTTTCCTTTGTCTCTGTTGTAGATGTTAATGTTCTATTGTGGAAGAGGTAGCATGTTTCCTTGGGTGTCATTTTATGCATTGCTAATTTTGATCATTGtgtatttttcatcatttttaaaactttaaaacttACATtggtatgtttttcttttcaagcAGACAACCACCAACTTTACCTGAGCTAGTTGTGTCAGAGGAGATGGTTAATAATGTAGCTCATGACATCACTATTGGTAaggattttagaaatttttttcaagGTTAGTTTTGGTTTAGGAATTTAGCTCACAGCCTTTTAGGGTTTGTGGCTTGGGGAAGTGTTATTTAACtaaatagtattattttaataaagatatatatttttgttgtaaagaaaaCTATATTGGTACGCTTGCTTCGTTAGTCTATTTGTTAAAAGCAATTTGTGATATCTTTAACTGAGACCCTCCTTTCTCATTAATGTATAGTAAATTccattacatttttttaggtATTTCACTTGAACCTTTTGCCTTtcctcactactagaaaaatccCATTTTACATCGGTGGAAAACGTATTTCAAAGACGGTGGACGCCCGTCTTTGAAACGAGTGTCGTTGTAGAGGGTGGATTTCTACGACGGTCGTAAAAGGACCATCTTAGAAACATGTGATTTTCTACATCGGTGGTGTTGTAGACACGACTTCTTTTATGACGTGTTCTACGACGGTCCTTTTatgaccgatgtagaaagttaTGATTTCTACATCGCCGCCTGCATAGAAACGAATTTGTTTATCACATGTTCTACATCGGTCCTTTTacgaccgatgtagaaagctttATTTTCTAGACATATTCATACATCGGTgcctatttatattttatgttgatTGGTTGCAGATCTTTTTGTTGAGCTATATAAGACGAAATTATAGATAACCTactccattattttttaaattaaaaattatgatgattAAATGTTCTAGAACAAACTACGCAAAAACTGtgtgctttttttcttttttcctagtagttgtttaaaaagaaattagagaaggaaaaaaagatttATTCAAATCAAACCCAAAGTCATGTATTAGGTAAAATTAAGTGAGATTTAAGACTTTGAGCGTGGAGGCAAGGCAATTTACCTCTAGCACCAAAATATGATAGATAGCAGGTTTCCCAGTCTTAGGATAGCAGCAGCTCTGCTTTGTGTCACAGTATGCTCCTGGCCACTGCATGATATGTGAAGAATTAATCAGAATAAAATGTGAATACACAAAGACATACATAAATGAATCCAgtagaagtaaaaaagaaagaaaatgaaacactAAACTATTCAACGTTATAATATGCAGAACTCATCATGACTTACCTGCTGAACAAAGTAGAAGAAATCAAATTCCTGAGAAATGCATAAAACTGATAGATATTGCAGTATCAAAAGCttagataaaaaggaaaagttgGGTTTCATGATCTTTGATGCTTTTTTCCCttctatctctctctttctctcttaataTGAACTTTGGCACTTCACACAAGCAAAAGGAAATAacattgttgataaaaaaatataaaagtaacaATACATCAAAATTAGTTTCCATAATTGTATGTACTAGTTAATCTAGTTtctgaaattatataaaaatagcttttcaatttttgaaattaCCAAATGCTaatcattttagtctttattgttataatttcaaatactaaagtaatgtttttataattttattgattaaattgaCAAATTAGTTTCTAGAATTAACACTTTTACATATTCATATACAAATTAACACTTTTACATGTATGAAAAGTGCTTTCCCGAGTTCCTGGTTTGGTAGCATTATATTaagcatgaaaattaaaataataacaaaacactaaaagaagattcaagaacTAAAAGGCATGTAGTTTCAAGAATGAGAATATACTTACATTGTCTTTCTTGCTTTTCACTTGATTTTTTTACCTAAAATTCACAACCATGTAAGTTTGCCAAAGTTTTATATCCAACAGCTTATTTTAAGACAAGTTTTAAATGCAGATTGATACGTAGtcatctaaaaaagaaaatgtagctggatataaattatttgaaatatttagaCAGATACTATAACAATATAGAAATCATGCAATAATCTTTTAGTTTCTTTCattgatttgaattttgattatatGCATTGCTGGCGGACATCCCCATCAAAGCAGCCatatagtaaaataatttagaactAATCCTTACCAGATCATTATATtgctgataattttttatttttgataaacaTAGAATTCgttgaaatttgaattactaCCTTTCAATAATGATAACACCACATAGCCATTAGAAGATACAGAGGAAGAAGGGAGAATACTCCAACATGAGCCAACTAAGGAGAATACTTTCAATAATGTTCTCATTCCCACTTGCTTGTAATTCAATCTGAAAAACATCAATAACTCTTGTTATTCAATCTTCATAATCTTGCTTGTAATAATGTAAAAGAAACTAGAAAGAGTGTAACTTTACAAATTTGGGTGGGACAAAATGGGAGATTTCCCAAAGCATTATCTATAAAACTATGCCAAACTGTGAACTGGTGGGACCTTTCAGACCTTCTACTATGGACTTTATTAATTGGGGGCATAATACATGCATACAAACATTATACACTTACACAATATCATCCATTGGCTCTGGTCTTTTGACTGAAATTGGTGCcacatctccatcatccaaTCTCACTACTATAGGCCTGGGCTTTGTTTGGTTTGTCCTTTTCTTGAGAAGAAGTGATTGCTCTGTCAGCTTGACTAGTTCTGCAGCTTCatcatttatattattgttagaCTTTGGATCATTTGTAGGAAGATACTCATCTGAAACAATCTCACTCTTCTCCGAAGGAAGACAATATAATCCATCCCACTTACGGTGCTCAATCAAGGATGTGGattccttcaatggccctgaatCTTCATTTTTCAGAACATTGATATCAACATTGTGCTTCAACAGAGAATCTAAAAGGTAAAATTCTCCACATGCAGCAAGAGTGTGGAGAGGAAGCCATTTATCCTGAAAATAATAGTAGTATTGACCATTAAAAAAAGCATTGAAAGTATTCACCAAAGACTAAGTGAATCAGAACCTTTTTCCCTCCCTATACCTTTATCATCATTcgctctctctcacacacacacaccaaaaTAATAGTCTTAGATCTTAAACAATTCAATGATTGTTAGTGCAAAATGAATGTCAAGTAGGTCCCAAACGAGTACCAAAAATTAAGTCTTACCTCAGTTTTCCAATGTAAGTACTACTAGATCTTGATATGTTATCTGTATTCATTGATATAATATACTCTGTGCAAGTTGTTCTTCTTGTCCATTTTGCAGAGAGAAGAAACTTTCCATTTTCAACAAGCAAGACTGTAGGAGTAGAACTGACTTATGAGTCCAAAACAGGTCCAAAagacaataacaataacaataagcaATTAAGCAATTAAGCATGATGTGGCATCAGCACACCCAATACTAGAGTAACTTGGTAAACCATTAGCTATTATCATAAACTTCAATAAATAACCACAAGAAACTCATAAGTGGGCCACAGAAAAGAATTTGACCATCATATGTGGCACTTGCCATATATCAAAATTGCACAAACAAGAACTTAGTTTCCATGAAAATTTAGTTACGGCAAACAATTCCCACTATCACTTGGAAGCAGTTAGTAAGATGTAGTTAATGGTACCAAAGGTTGCAATTTATTGAGTAGATTTGCATTCAAGCGTCATGAGCTATCAATACAAGAAAGCATCCACTTGATTCCATCACTTTTCACCAATCCAAACATAGAAATGAATATCATATTCAATTTAGCAAAATCGAAAATCAagtaaacataaataaattctACATTCAACCTAGATTCACaaggaaaaaaattcaacacataTATCAAATGccataaatacataaattatacgataaaaaatcaaagaaatcaCAAAACAAGATGATTATATAAATCCATATAAGTTAGGTGTGAACAACAGAAAACTTACCAGGACTAAGGCAAAGGAAGAGGTGGTATGTCAGCTTGATTTGTCTCTCTTGATGAAACACTGAATGGGTCCATCCCTATGCCCAGGCTGTAAACAAGAATCAACCAagcataaaaatttaaacttcagTCATGgtacaaatttcatattttacttattttagacATATTTTAGGCATAGAATAGAAGAACAAGAAAATCTTACCTGCTTCAAGGAAACAGGGAAAGTAATCTTCCCACAAAATTCAGGACTGCTGACAATTTCTTTGCACATTTCTCTCCAGGACTTGCACATGGCAACACATGCAACCACATGCTTACGACCAGGCCATGTACTCTCGCTTGCTTCCAATCTATTAATAACATCACCAAGAAGCTCCAGAGGAAGGCTAGCCCACCGGCTGTTCTGTATAACCGGTGGCTGATCCTGCAACTCGTGGACTGAACTGTGCATAATAAGATCTAAGGCTATGCATAATTGTTAAATAACTGGTGGTAGAAAATGTCCAATAAACAAATGTAAGTGATGAAATTTCCCATGCAAATCAAACCAATTAACGAATAGAAAAACAAGCATTTAACAAGAGCCAGGGAAGACAGATCAAACGGCACAGATACAACAAAGAGCATCAAATTAAGCAGCAAAAACTAAACCCTAGCTAGATTCTAGGAAAAACCTCAGAGGACTTGAGTTTTCGATAGATCAGTGCTAAGCtccaattaaataaacaaagcgAAGAAGAAACGCATGCGTAACACGAGATTTGCAAGGAGTGAGCAAAACAGGAGAATAAGAACCCTAGATTCTTACCCGAGTCGATAACCACGAAAAGGACTCATTCGAGATGATGAAAGAGGAGCTCATGGGCTGATTCTGTTACGCGCGGAAAGGGAGAAGGAGAGGGACTAAGTTACCtccctcctttttcttttagcGATGAGCGGAAGCTGATTGAGAAGAAGCAAGGCACGACTGAGAGCTCTCAAGGACAAAGCTAGGTTAacgttattattaattattaaaaataagtaaatgatTCAAAGACGGTCAAAAGAAAAAAGCCGTCGTTGTACACTAATACAACTACAACGATCTTTTCCTACCCGTCCTAGTAATTATGAAACTCACCTCCTAGGGCGGTCTTTCAATAACCGACGTCGTATGCATTTCTTAAAATTACAACATTGCCACTGTGTTACCTTCAACGACATTTTTATTTAACCGGCGTAGTAACCCTGCCGTAAAATGCAATTATTGTAGTAGTGCCTCTCAATGCCTTTTTCTATTGTTTGGTTTTTGATGGCTAGTTTTAGCAGTCATCTATATCCAACTCTATGCAATGCAATGCTTATCTAACTTTCTTTCCATTTACACAAATATTAGGTGCTTTTGAACTTGGTTGCACACATGTCGCAACTCGCTAGTAATAATTGAATTCTTCATCCATTATGTTTTGTGTGTGGTGAGTCATTTTGATAGCTAATTTTCTTGAATTGAACATGTAAACTTTCATGTCTTAACACAAGTTGAAGAGACTGCCCCGtaatcactactacaaaagcagCTTACTACGTCAGCAATTCAACGACGGTTTCAAAGAAACGTCGTAGAAGCTCAACCGGTGGCATATCCGTAATTAAGGGCTTCAGAACGACGACGTTTGCCGCTACTCGTCGTAGACATCCAGCTGTTGTGGCGATTCGTATTTAGCTGGGTAAGTTACAAAGACGGTTTTTGTGGAAAGAACCGTCTTTGTATCGTAAATGGTAGCACGTGGCAAGCATTTGAGTGGGCCGACGAGTATACAAAGACGGTTCACTGGCGAGACCGTCGTTGTTTTTAAAGTACTTTCACGTGGCAGCCACGTGATTTGAGGATTTAAAATCCAAAGACGGTTTTATCCAAATACCCGTCTTTGGATTGTTGGTGGTTTCACGTGTAGGCCACGTGATTGGAGGCGTTAAaatacaaagacggtttttgGCTAACACCCGTCTTTGTATGGTTACAGTATAAACACGTCATCAAAGACGGTCCTACCGCAACACCCGTCTTCGTATTGTTTGTGGTACACGTGGATTGCACGTGATTTAATGCGTTAACATACAAAGACGGGTTTACCCAAAGAGCCGTCGTTGTATGTTTAGTATAGACACGTGGCGGCCCCctggtggttgttgttgttgtcactCAAAGACGGTCTTTGGTAGGACCCGTCGTTGTATCCTAAATTGTATCACGTTTACGACACGTGCTTCTTACTATCTCTTACGTTGGCGCGCCGTATCACttcttttctccattttttcgaCTACTCATTATTGCTTTGGCGCCCTAGCTACTCATTATTTCTTCTCCGACAAAGACCATCGTCTCCGACAACCACCATCTCGTGTCCGTTGCGTCTCGTTCCGTTTGAAGCCGCCGCCGACAAAGGTATGGGTGCATTTAGCTCTTCTTTGTGTATCCCTTCATTTGCATGTGTTATATTCCTTCATTCATGTTATGATTCTGCTTCGTTTTCGTCTCAGGcccttggttgttgttggttgtCTTCATCGTGGTCTACATTGTACTGTTTAAGGAAGATAAGCTGGTTCCATAAGGTAAGATACATTGTGTGTTTTGTGAGAGAAAGTACGATTTTTGTCTACCTTCTTATGTAATCTGCAGCTATgggttgtaattttttttttttttgcgtttcAGTGGGGTTTATGTGGGGCTCGTTGATGAAGCTGACTTACGGGCAGTGAGTGAACGACTTTCGGGAACAGCCTGCTGCCATCCTTCATCAGTGGTGTGTCATCATGTGCCACATTATCAGTTTCGTTGAGCGTTTGGTCTAAGTTAGTACACTGAACAAGATGAAACCCATGATGTTTAATTTGAGCTTCAGATTTACTGTCTTCATGTTTAGTTGTGTTTGTAATTGAATAAACTggagaataaattatatataagtatgttgtttgtaaaagttttatttgatgaattacataagtaaattgatttattttataattgccGTTAAGATGAAACATTTTGGTAGTTGCAGTAGCTTGTATGAAATGTTATGAGTAGTGATGGAAAGAGTTGAAT harbors:
- the LOC121173238 gene encoding tubby-like F-box protein 8, with the translated sequence MHSSVHELQDQPPVIQNSRWASLPLELLGDVINRLEASESTWPGRKHVVACVAMCKSWREMCKEIVSSPEFCGKITFPVSLKQPGHRDGPIQCFIKRDKSS